Proteins encoded within one genomic window of Sebastes fasciatus isolate fSebFas1 chromosome 18, fSebFas1.pri, whole genome shotgun sequence:
- the nhsl1b gene encoding NHS-like protein 1 isoform X1: MPFEQRSIEPRRVSRLSARDGWIPREEPGRRKLRKPVLFSSLDEVGCHTLINIIHQLSDLSRHASDIFLAIEMEAGMVFRRSCRIQGRLHRLQAEVRKVDPKKVKIPVSNLDEESKWTVHYTAPWHQQENVFLPGSRPPCVEDLHRQAKVNLKTALRECDKLRKDGFRSSQYYSQGPTFSDPLQSTGCLQDEEEDDKKSTASSAEDSKSQLSMRPQTPQGGGEGGEAYEVDGQVVWNKGTALPTPEEKMRLAARAVPTDIVPINVTGAVFDRQASVRRSLINTDTVSRRPKKVKRRKTISGLPDNFNHELAAKAHGGELRPHSMFIPGQYSTLGRVGSVNSTLRRSDTRDSGCQTEEIKVVPPSMRRIRAQRGQGIAAQMAGISASSSTGSISISSNDSSGILMLPQFNRDPSRFHSLPRQGARVSLSADPLCSSTPIRSEEQTTPQRQIGKLQVDNTVVHMRNAPRTGTLPRPKSQEFRGTQASDWGGGPACVVSPHAAYSTSVIPNATLSSSSEVITLNTSPASAYPTARPLGLASSTNADRMISSLTAFTHSSTCPALATSTPTHTPQDGGLVVAKPASESGHSDSSIHSHSTLAPTPPSCLPEEQWIYDTPENVVVPHRTLTSSCSTPINQLYSSLDLSSRTTTDSSSLYSQDNDGYYTSMHLDSGLRSRSQGSGHVATPGRGTRHSMYECREMANQEDSASLYSDRSLSRSISLRKSKKPPLPPARTDSLRRKTSAKKPLGGVSAIGGAKEPNAAMLNETLIASLQQSLQMGLRGGKGKGASPSSPSHSPSSDYDDPWVLRPRSQSSISAGSSAASLGANANCGGVSNVYSLCHVTPAHSDTSSLRSDYADSWGYYMDYPRNHGDQRPQTPPAHATDNMSTGAHPGELQNGGEILNNSEAPGAPGQERGVAVKPKMSTSSPDRVHRLTSPSSGYSSQSNTPTAGTPVPSFVRSMSPSGSRPKPKVPERKSSLLSSVSMSSSSTSLSSNTSDSLKSSGPPPPPPPPLAFTSSSAPTTPLSPPPPFPPPQPPCSNAGTPPPPAPLLPTTPQGPTLIPPPACSTSPEFPPPPSPEMLIHPSSSFNGSFSPPLPPPPPVPSMGPPPPPPLPAFVPPSSSPSFVKAVKDAPKAALSDSPLKSPKPLITPFALQSIQLRSVRRPEKEINGESDHSKAQETGVDLLQGLKPQTLDKSHSLEHPTVIHLSNGSPEEDSRNSSPSPVSKLLEELSFDSTDDTPVMNWKVEDQIYYNGKEKVEGWESTPSPPRSSQSSPIKQKPPVVSKKPKFSFAPPFYPQPINEQLPPQHEDTTNLSQMEDQVDAPQTKKEDSKSEQQEEEETPESSEPLAESSETSTVAQDESYVLAPVSLDHGLYTNGEAHEEEEEDGTSSTTGSISSKEDDTGEVFYSSTAESSPAPSANGARDENMVTPTPTRPRTTEDLFAAIHRGGMQWVGASFLERSKRKVLGRKESEEEKSRTGSQPQSPPATPTGGSPVTVSPGLVSPGMVSPGMVSPSMASPGTVSSLPRQSGSIQRNLRKSSTSSDTFKALLLKKGSRTETSFRMSATEMLRSTDPRSQRPYSESALDSPAGSPSSLSSPNSPCGSPSRGKRATDEWSRYEALALSSPTSSSYSMSGFKYGRSRTPPSAASSKYNARNRILSSPMTVICEREGELAESEYGDTAESLSAPTAQTLPVLNNSNGTFSEEGRS, from the exons cGGTGTCTAACCTGGATGAGGAGAGCAAGTGGACGGTCCATTACACAGCTCCGTGGCACCAGCAGGAGAACGTCTTCCTACCAGGCAGCAGGCCGCCCTGCGTAGAAGACCTCCACCGTCAGGCCAAAGTCAACCTCAAGACCGCCCTGCGAG AATGTGACAAGTTGAGGAAAGATGGTTTCCGCAGCTCTCAGTACTACTCTCAGGGTCCCACCTTTTCTGACCCCTTACAGTCCACCGGCTGCCtgcaggacgaggaggaggatgataaaaag TCCACAGCTTCATCAGCGGAGGACAGCAAATCTCAGCTCTCCATGAGGCCCCAGACCCCGCAGGGAGGGGGTGAAGGAGGGGAGGCTTACGAGGTTGACGGACAGGTTGTATGGAACAAGGGCACAGCACTCCCCACCCCGGAGGAGAAAATGAGGCTGGCGGCCCGGGCCGTGCCCACAGACATAGTTCCCATCAACGTCACAG GGGCAGTGTTTGACCGACAGGCGAGCGTCCGGCGCTCCCTCATTAACACTGACACCGTGTCCCGCCGGCCCAAGAAGGTCAAACGCAGAAAGACTATATCAGGGCTGCCTGACAACTTCAACCATGAGCTAG CAGCAAAAGCACACGGCGGAGAGCTCCGGCCGCATTCCATGTTCATCCCGGGACAGTACTCCACCTTGGGCAGAGTTGGGAGCGTCAACTCAACGCTCCGACGTTCAGACACCAGAGACTCCGGCTGCCAGACAGAAGAAATAAAGGTTGTACCCCCGTCCATGAGAAGAATCCGGGCTCAGAGAGGACAGGGAATCGCTGCTCAAATGGCCGGCATTTCTGCTTCCTCCTCGACAGGAAGTATATCCATTTCGAGCAATGACAGCTCTGGGATCTTGATGCTGCCGCAGTTTAATAGAGATCCTTCCCGTTTTCACAGTCTGCCCCGACAGGGAGCCAGGGTGTCCCTCAGTGCGGACCCCCTCTGTAGCAGCACCCCCATCAGGTCAGAGGAGCAAACCACACCTCAGAGGCAGATTGGAAAGCTTCAGGTCGACAATACAGTGGTGCACATGAGGAACGCCCCAAGGACAGGCACCCTGCCCAGGCCCAAGTCTCAGGAGTTTAGGGGGACGCAGGCCAGTGATTGGGGTGGTGGACCAGCATGTGTGGTGTCCCCACATGCTGCCTATTCCACCTCAGTCATCCCCAACGCCACCCTGTCTAGCTCCTCTGAGGTCATTACCCTCAACACCTCCCCCGCCTCAGCTTACCCCACAGCTCGACCGCTCGGTCTGGCTTCCTCCACCAACGCCGACCGCATGATCTCCAGTCTAACAGCCTTCACCCACAGCTCCACCTGCCCTGCCTTGGCCACCTCTACCCCCACTCATACACCACAGGATGGCGGCCTGGTAGTCGCAAAACCTGCTAGCGAGTCAGGGCACTCGGACAGCAGTATACACAGCCACAGCACCCTGGCCCCCACGCCGCCATCCTGTCTGCCAGAAGAGCAGTGGATCTACGACACGCCAGAAAACGTGGTGGTTCCACACCGTACTCtgacctccagctgctccactCCTATAAACCAGCTGTATAGCAGTCTGGACCTCTCCTCCAGGACCACCACCGACTCCAGCTCCCTCTATTCCCAAGACAACGACGGATACTACACCTCCATGCACCTGGACTCGGGCCTACGCTCTCGCAGCCAGGGCAGTGGGCACGTTGCAACACCTGGACGGGGCACCAGGCACAGCATGTACGAGTGTCGCGAGATGGCCAATCAGGAAGACTCTGCAAGCTTGTACAGTGACCGCTCGCTGTCCCGCAGCATCTCCCTCCGCAAGTCCAAGAAGCCTCCGCTGCCCCCGGCTCGTACAGACTCTCTTAGACGCAAGACTTCTGCGAAAAAGCCCCTCGGAGGCGTCAGCGCCATCGGTGGCGCTAAGGAGCCAAACGCAGCCATGCTCAATGAGACTCTGATTGCCAGCTTGCAGCAGAGCTTACAGATGGGGCTGAGAGGAGGGAAAGGAAAAGGGGCTTCACCATCTTCACCCTCTCACAGCCCGAGCAGCGACTACGATGACCCTTGGGTGCTACGGCCACGCAGTCAGAGCAGCATCAGTGCAGGTAGCTCTGCAGCGTCTCTAGGAGCTAACGCCAACTGCGGCGGTGTGTCTAATGTGTACTCGCTATGCCACGTAACGCCCGCTCACAGTGACACCAGCAGCTTGCGCTCGGACTACGCTGATTCCTGGGGCTACTACATGGACTATCCTCGTAACCATGGAGACCAGAGGCCACAGACCCCTCCGGCCCACGCCACAGATAACATGTCGACTGGGGCTCATCCGGGAGAATTACAGAACGGAGGTGAGATTCTCAACAACAGCGAGGCCCCTGGAGCTCCAGGCCAGGAGAGAGGGGTGGCAGTGAAGCCCAAAATGTCCACCTCCTCACCGGACAGGGTGCACAGGTTGACCTCCCCATCTAGCGGCTACTCCAGCCAGTCCAACACCCCCACAGCTGGAACCCCAGTGCCCTCGTTCGTCAGGTCCATGTCTCCCTCGGGCAGCCGGCCCAAACCCAAAGTGCCCGAGAGaaagtcctctctcctctcctctgtatccatgtcctcctcttccacctcccTTTCCTCCAACACCTCGGACTCTCTTAAAAGCTCCGGACCTCCTCCGCCACCACCTCCACCCTTggccttcacctcctcctcagctcccaCCACCCCTCTCAGCCCACCTCCACCCTTCCCTCCCCCTCAACCACCATGCTCCAATGCAGGCACTCCTCCTCCGCCAGCTCCCCTGTTACCAACCACTCCACAGGGTCCAACTCTGATCCCACCCCCTGCTTGCTCCACCTCCCCAGaattccctcctcctccatcccctgAAATGCTAATCCACCCCAGTTCATCCTTCAATGGGAGCTTCAGTCCTCCCCTTCCACCTCCCCCTCCCGTCCCCTCCATGGggccccctccacctcctccactgcCTGCTTTTGTCCCACCGTCCTCCTCCCCATCTTTTGTGAAGGCGGTGAAAGATGCTCCTAAAGCAGCTCTTTCCGACAGCCCTCTCAAGTCCCCTAAGCCCCTCATCACCCCGTTTGCGCTGCAGAGCATTCAGCTCCGCTCCGTTAGACGGCCAGAGAAGGAGATTAACGGCGAATCAGACCACAGCAAAGCTCAGGAAACAGGGGTGGACCTCCTTCAGGGTCTAAAGCCCCAGACCTTGGACAAGTCTCACTCCCTGGAGCATCCCACTGTGATACACCTGTCAAACGGCTCCCCAGAAGAAGATTCACGTAACTCCTCACCATCACCTGTGTCAAAGCTCTTAGAAGAGTTGTCCTTCGACAGCACAGATGACACACCGGTCATGAATTGGAAAGTAGAGGATCAGATTTACTATAACGGAAAAGAAAAAGTTGAAGGATGGGAATCGACGCCCAGTCCCCCACGGAGCTCCCAAAGCTCTCCTATCAAACAGAAGCCCCCAGTCGTCTCCAAGAAACCCAAATTCTCTTTTGCCCCACCATTTTACCCCCAACCAATAAATGAACAGCTTCCACCTCAGCATGAGGACACAACCAACCTGTCGCAAATGGAAGACCAAGTAGACGCGCCGCAAACAAAGAAAGAAGACAGTAAAAGTGAGcaacaggaggaagaggaaactcCAGAGAGCTCCGAGCCTCTAGCAGAAAGCAGTGAAACAtcaacagtagcccaggacGAGTCCTACGTTCTTGCTCCTGTCAGTCTTGACCATGGACTATATACCAATGGAGAGGCtcatgaagaggaagaggaggatgggaCAAGTAGCACGACTGGATCCATCAGCTCCAAGGAGGACGACACTG GTGAGGTGTTTTACTCCAGCACGGCTGAATCGTCTCCGGCCCCGTCAGCCAACGGGGCCCGCGACGAGAACATGGTGACCCCGACTCCCACGCGGCCCCGAACCACTGAGGACCTATTTGCCGCCATTCACAG AGGGGGCATGCAGTGGGTGGGTGCATCCTTTCTAGAGAG GTCAAAGCGCAAGGTCCTGGGTCGCAAGGAGTCTGAGGAGGAAAAGTCCCGGACTGGGAGCCAACCACAGTCTCCACCCGCCACCCCAACCGGCGGGTCTCCAGTTACGGTGTCCCCAGGATTGGTGTCCCCAGGTATGGTGTCGCCAGGTATGGTGTCCCCAAGTATGGCGTCCCCAGGTACGGTGTCCTCCTTGCCCCGCCAGTCAGGCTCCATCCAGCGCAACCTCCGCAAGTCCTCCACCAGCAGCGACACCTTCAAGGCCCTTCTCCTGAAGAAAGGCAGCCGTACGGAGACCAGCTTCAGGATGTCGGCCACGGAGATGCTCCGCTCCACCGACCCTCGCTCCCAGAGACCGTACTCGGAGTCGGCGTTAGACTCCCCTGCTGGTTCACCCTCCTCGCTGTCATCGCCCAACAGCCCCTGCGGCTCCCCCAGCCGTGGCAAGAGGGCAACAGACGAGTGGAGCCGCTACGAGGCCCTGGCTCTGTCCTCGCCGACTTCGTCGTCCTATTCAATGAGCGGGTTTAAGTACGGGCGCTCACGCACGCCGCCCTCTGCTGCCAGCAGCAAGTACAACGCGCGCAACAGAATCCTCAGCAGTCCAATGACAGTAATCTGTGAGCGCGAGGGGGAGCTGGCTGAAAGCGAGTACGGAGACACTGCTGAAAGTCTGTCCGCACCCACGGCTCAGACCCTCCCTGTACTCAATAACTCCAACGGCACTTTTTCTGAAGAGGGCAGAAGTTAA
- the nhsl1b gene encoding NHS-like protein 1 isoform X2 → MPFEQRSIEPRRVSRLSARDGWIPREEPGRRKLRKPVLFSSLDEVGCHTLINIIHQLSDLSRHASDIFLAIEMEAGMVFRRSCRIQGRLHRLQAEVRKVDPKKVKIPVSNLDEESKWTVHYTAPWHQQENVFLPGSRPPCVEDLHRQAKVNLKTALRECDKLRKDGFRSSQYYSQGPTFSDPLQSTGCLQDEEEDDKKSTASSAEDSKSQLSMRPQTPQGGGEGGEAYEVDGQVVWNKGTALPTPEEKMRLAARAVPTDIVPINVTGAVFDRQASVRRSLINTDTVSRRPKKVKRRKTISGLPDNFNHELAKAHGGELRPHSMFIPGQYSTLGRVGSVNSTLRRSDTRDSGCQTEEIKVVPPSMRRIRAQRGQGIAAQMAGISASSSTGSISISSNDSSGILMLPQFNRDPSRFHSLPRQGARVSLSADPLCSSTPIRSEEQTTPQRQIGKLQVDNTVVHMRNAPRTGTLPRPKSQEFRGTQASDWGGGPACVVSPHAAYSTSVIPNATLSSSSEVITLNTSPASAYPTARPLGLASSTNADRMISSLTAFTHSSTCPALATSTPTHTPQDGGLVVAKPASESGHSDSSIHSHSTLAPTPPSCLPEEQWIYDTPENVVVPHRTLTSSCSTPINQLYSSLDLSSRTTTDSSSLYSQDNDGYYTSMHLDSGLRSRSQGSGHVATPGRGTRHSMYECREMANQEDSASLYSDRSLSRSISLRKSKKPPLPPARTDSLRRKTSAKKPLGGVSAIGGAKEPNAAMLNETLIASLQQSLQMGLRGGKGKGASPSSPSHSPSSDYDDPWVLRPRSQSSISAGSSAASLGANANCGGVSNVYSLCHVTPAHSDTSSLRSDYADSWGYYMDYPRNHGDQRPQTPPAHATDNMSTGAHPGELQNGGEILNNSEAPGAPGQERGVAVKPKMSTSSPDRVHRLTSPSSGYSSQSNTPTAGTPVPSFVRSMSPSGSRPKPKVPERKSSLLSSVSMSSSSTSLSSNTSDSLKSSGPPPPPPPPLAFTSSSAPTTPLSPPPPFPPPQPPCSNAGTPPPPAPLLPTTPQGPTLIPPPACSTSPEFPPPPSPEMLIHPSSSFNGSFSPPLPPPPPVPSMGPPPPPPLPAFVPPSSSPSFVKAVKDAPKAALSDSPLKSPKPLITPFALQSIQLRSVRRPEKEINGESDHSKAQETGVDLLQGLKPQTLDKSHSLEHPTVIHLSNGSPEEDSRNSSPSPVSKLLEELSFDSTDDTPVMNWKVEDQIYYNGKEKVEGWESTPSPPRSSQSSPIKQKPPVVSKKPKFSFAPPFYPQPINEQLPPQHEDTTNLSQMEDQVDAPQTKKEDSKSEQQEEEETPESSEPLAESSETSTVAQDESYVLAPVSLDHGLYTNGEAHEEEEEDGTSSTTGSISSKEDDTGEVFYSSTAESSPAPSANGARDENMVTPTPTRPRTTEDLFAAIHRGGMQWVGASFLERSKRKVLGRKESEEEKSRTGSQPQSPPATPTGGSPVTVSPGLVSPGMVSPGMVSPSMASPGTVSSLPRQSGSIQRNLRKSSTSSDTFKALLLKKGSRTETSFRMSATEMLRSTDPRSQRPYSESALDSPAGSPSSLSSPNSPCGSPSRGKRATDEWSRYEALALSSPTSSSYSMSGFKYGRSRTPPSAASSKYNARNRILSSPMTVICEREGELAESEYGDTAESLSAPTAQTLPVLNNSNGTFSEEGRS, encoded by the exons cGGTGTCTAACCTGGATGAGGAGAGCAAGTGGACGGTCCATTACACAGCTCCGTGGCACCAGCAGGAGAACGTCTTCCTACCAGGCAGCAGGCCGCCCTGCGTAGAAGACCTCCACCGTCAGGCCAAAGTCAACCTCAAGACCGCCCTGCGAG AATGTGACAAGTTGAGGAAAGATGGTTTCCGCAGCTCTCAGTACTACTCTCAGGGTCCCACCTTTTCTGACCCCTTACAGTCCACCGGCTGCCtgcaggacgaggaggaggatgataaaaag TCCACAGCTTCATCAGCGGAGGACAGCAAATCTCAGCTCTCCATGAGGCCCCAGACCCCGCAGGGAGGGGGTGAAGGAGGGGAGGCTTACGAGGTTGACGGACAGGTTGTATGGAACAAGGGCACAGCACTCCCCACCCCGGAGGAGAAAATGAGGCTGGCGGCCCGGGCCGTGCCCACAGACATAGTTCCCATCAACGTCACAG GGGCAGTGTTTGACCGACAGGCGAGCGTCCGGCGCTCCCTCATTAACACTGACACCGTGTCCCGCCGGCCCAAGAAGGTCAAACGCAGAAAGACTATATCAGGGCTGCCTGACAACTTCAACCATGAGCTAG CAAAAGCACACGGCGGAGAGCTCCGGCCGCATTCCATGTTCATCCCGGGACAGTACTCCACCTTGGGCAGAGTTGGGAGCGTCAACTCAACGCTCCGACGTTCAGACACCAGAGACTCCGGCTGCCAGACAGAAGAAATAAAGGTTGTACCCCCGTCCATGAGAAGAATCCGGGCTCAGAGAGGACAGGGAATCGCTGCTCAAATGGCCGGCATTTCTGCTTCCTCCTCGACAGGAAGTATATCCATTTCGAGCAATGACAGCTCTGGGATCTTGATGCTGCCGCAGTTTAATAGAGATCCTTCCCGTTTTCACAGTCTGCCCCGACAGGGAGCCAGGGTGTCCCTCAGTGCGGACCCCCTCTGTAGCAGCACCCCCATCAGGTCAGAGGAGCAAACCACACCTCAGAGGCAGATTGGAAAGCTTCAGGTCGACAATACAGTGGTGCACATGAGGAACGCCCCAAGGACAGGCACCCTGCCCAGGCCCAAGTCTCAGGAGTTTAGGGGGACGCAGGCCAGTGATTGGGGTGGTGGACCAGCATGTGTGGTGTCCCCACATGCTGCCTATTCCACCTCAGTCATCCCCAACGCCACCCTGTCTAGCTCCTCTGAGGTCATTACCCTCAACACCTCCCCCGCCTCAGCTTACCCCACAGCTCGACCGCTCGGTCTGGCTTCCTCCACCAACGCCGACCGCATGATCTCCAGTCTAACAGCCTTCACCCACAGCTCCACCTGCCCTGCCTTGGCCACCTCTACCCCCACTCATACACCACAGGATGGCGGCCTGGTAGTCGCAAAACCTGCTAGCGAGTCAGGGCACTCGGACAGCAGTATACACAGCCACAGCACCCTGGCCCCCACGCCGCCATCCTGTCTGCCAGAAGAGCAGTGGATCTACGACACGCCAGAAAACGTGGTGGTTCCACACCGTACTCtgacctccagctgctccactCCTATAAACCAGCTGTATAGCAGTCTGGACCTCTCCTCCAGGACCACCACCGACTCCAGCTCCCTCTATTCCCAAGACAACGACGGATACTACACCTCCATGCACCTGGACTCGGGCCTACGCTCTCGCAGCCAGGGCAGTGGGCACGTTGCAACACCTGGACGGGGCACCAGGCACAGCATGTACGAGTGTCGCGAGATGGCCAATCAGGAAGACTCTGCAAGCTTGTACAGTGACCGCTCGCTGTCCCGCAGCATCTCCCTCCGCAAGTCCAAGAAGCCTCCGCTGCCCCCGGCTCGTACAGACTCTCTTAGACGCAAGACTTCTGCGAAAAAGCCCCTCGGAGGCGTCAGCGCCATCGGTGGCGCTAAGGAGCCAAACGCAGCCATGCTCAATGAGACTCTGATTGCCAGCTTGCAGCAGAGCTTACAGATGGGGCTGAGAGGAGGGAAAGGAAAAGGGGCTTCACCATCTTCACCCTCTCACAGCCCGAGCAGCGACTACGATGACCCTTGGGTGCTACGGCCACGCAGTCAGAGCAGCATCAGTGCAGGTAGCTCTGCAGCGTCTCTAGGAGCTAACGCCAACTGCGGCGGTGTGTCTAATGTGTACTCGCTATGCCACGTAACGCCCGCTCACAGTGACACCAGCAGCTTGCGCTCGGACTACGCTGATTCCTGGGGCTACTACATGGACTATCCTCGTAACCATGGAGACCAGAGGCCACAGACCCCTCCGGCCCACGCCACAGATAACATGTCGACTGGGGCTCATCCGGGAGAATTACAGAACGGAGGTGAGATTCTCAACAACAGCGAGGCCCCTGGAGCTCCAGGCCAGGAGAGAGGGGTGGCAGTGAAGCCCAAAATGTCCACCTCCTCACCGGACAGGGTGCACAGGTTGACCTCCCCATCTAGCGGCTACTCCAGCCAGTCCAACACCCCCACAGCTGGAACCCCAGTGCCCTCGTTCGTCAGGTCCATGTCTCCCTCGGGCAGCCGGCCCAAACCCAAAGTGCCCGAGAGaaagtcctctctcctctcctctgtatccatgtcctcctcttccacctcccTTTCCTCCAACACCTCGGACTCTCTTAAAAGCTCCGGACCTCCTCCGCCACCACCTCCACCCTTggccttcacctcctcctcagctcccaCCACCCCTCTCAGCCCACCTCCACCCTTCCCTCCCCCTCAACCACCATGCTCCAATGCAGGCACTCCTCCTCCGCCAGCTCCCCTGTTACCAACCACTCCACAGGGTCCAACTCTGATCCCACCCCCTGCTTGCTCCACCTCCCCAGaattccctcctcctccatcccctgAAATGCTAATCCACCCCAGTTCATCCTTCAATGGGAGCTTCAGTCCTCCCCTTCCACCTCCCCCTCCCGTCCCCTCCATGGggccccctccacctcctccactgcCTGCTTTTGTCCCACCGTCCTCCTCCCCATCTTTTGTGAAGGCGGTGAAAGATGCTCCTAAAGCAGCTCTTTCCGACAGCCCTCTCAAGTCCCCTAAGCCCCTCATCACCCCGTTTGCGCTGCAGAGCATTCAGCTCCGCTCCGTTAGACGGCCAGAGAAGGAGATTAACGGCGAATCAGACCACAGCAAAGCTCAGGAAACAGGGGTGGACCTCCTTCAGGGTCTAAAGCCCCAGACCTTGGACAAGTCTCACTCCCTGGAGCATCCCACTGTGATACACCTGTCAAACGGCTCCCCAGAAGAAGATTCACGTAACTCCTCACCATCACCTGTGTCAAAGCTCTTAGAAGAGTTGTCCTTCGACAGCACAGATGACACACCGGTCATGAATTGGAAAGTAGAGGATCAGATTTACTATAACGGAAAAGAAAAAGTTGAAGGATGGGAATCGACGCCCAGTCCCCCACGGAGCTCCCAAAGCTCTCCTATCAAACAGAAGCCCCCAGTCGTCTCCAAGAAACCCAAATTCTCTTTTGCCCCACCATTTTACCCCCAACCAATAAATGAACAGCTTCCACCTCAGCATGAGGACACAACCAACCTGTCGCAAATGGAAGACCAAGTAGACGCGCCGCAAACAAAGAAAGAAGACAGTAAAAGTGAGcaacaggaggaagaggaaactcCAGAGAGCTCCGAGCCTCTAGCAGAAAGCAGTGAAACAtcaacagtagcccaggacGAGTCCTACGTTCTTGCTCCTGTCAGTCTTGACCATGGACTATATACCAATGGAGAGGCtcatgaagaggaagaggaggatgggaCAAGTAGCACGACTGGATCCATCAGCTCCAAGGAGGACGACACTG GTGAGGTGTTTTACTCCAGCACGGCTGAATCGTCTCCGGCCCCGTCAGCCAACGGGGCCCGCGACGAGAACATGGTGACCCCGACTCCCACGCGGCCCCGAACCACTGAGGACCTATTTGCCGCCATTCACAG AGGGGGCATGCAGTGGGTGGGTGCATCCTTTCTAGAGAG GTCAAAGCGCAAGGTCCTGGGTCGCAAGGAGTCTGAGGAGGAAAAGTCCCGGACTGGGAGCCAACCACAGTCTCCACCCGCCACCCCAACCGGCGGGTCTCCAGTTACGGTGTCCCCAGGATTGGTGTCCCCAGGTATGGTGTCGCCAGGTATGGTGTCCCCAAGTATGGCGTCCCCAGGTACGGTGTCCTCCTTGCCCCGCCAGTCAGGCTCCATCCAGCGCAACCTCCGCAAGTCCTCCACCAGCAGCGACACCTTCAAGGCCCTTCTCCTGAAGAAAGGCAGCCGTACGGAGACCAGCTTCAGGATGTCGGCCACGGAGATGCTCCGCTCCACCGACCCTCGCTCCCAGAGACCGTACTCGGAGTCGGCGTTAGACTCCCCTGCTGGTTCACCCTCCTCGCTGTCATCGCCCAACAGCCCCTGCGGCTCCCCCAGCCGTGGCAAGAGGGCAACAGACGAGTGGAGCCGCTACGAGGCCCTGGCTCTGTCCTCGCCGACTTCGTCGTCCTATTCAATGAGCGGGTTTAAGTACGGGCGCTCACGCACGCCGCCCTCTGCTGCCAGCAGCAAGTACAACGCGCGCAACAGAATCCTCAGCAGTCCAATGACAGTAATCTGTGAGCGCGAGGGGGAGCTGGCTGAAAGCGAGTACGGAGACACTGCTGAAAGTCTGTCCGCACCCACGGCTCAGACCCTCCCTGTACTCAATAACTCCAACGGCACTTTTTCTGAAGAGGGCAGAAGTTAA